GTTCCGACGTTACACGGTTGTACATTTTGTACACACTCGGTTGTATCTTCGTGCTACTGCACTTCTGAGATGTGTGATCGGGTAGATTGTGTTAGACGTAAAGTTTGATCCTACCTACTAAGGTTCCAACACCTAGCCTCTCCGCCGGTGACATTGAGCATCGAAACACTTAGGGCTTCTTTGGATCGTTGGTATTAGAAAACATagaaataggaaaaacacaTGATTGAAATGTCATGTATATTGAATCCTACAGGATTtcaaaacataagaaaatttGGATGATGCATAGGAAACAGTGACTCCCGGCTAGCTAGGGCAATTGCTGGGGCTCCAAGTCATGGCATGTACTGTTACTTGGTGTCAATTAAGTGATTTAGGGCtgatttttttggcaaagATCTAAGAGGGTATGCAGGTTTGTCGAGGCTTCCTGAGCTggctggctccgccactgatagGAAATGAACATAGAAACTTTAGAAGAACTAGAAAAGAGAGTAGAGAATATAGAAACAAGATGCATTGAagttttaaagaaaaaaaaaggtatgaGCTCATGTTAGATTTCCTATGGAATTGAGGCCAAATGGATGAATTTAATTGGATTGTCAACTCCATTCCTTTGATCAAAGGGctcatttagaaaaaaaatcataaggATTAGAATCCTTCAATAATCGTTTTAAAACCCTGCAATCCAAAGAGGGCCTTAGCCTACTATAAGTTTTGGAGTATAAACTTACTTCAGAGTTCATGTAGCATGTGCTTGTGTGTTCAGGCTTGTTTTTGAAGTTCATGACGCATCTTTAATCCGGCTTAAGACAGCCGACGTAATTTATCGTTCGAATTTATATTGGACCGACTACTTACTGGTCATTACACGCCAAGTCAAATCTTAAAGGAAAATAAACCCACAAACTTTTTGATCACCGCCGAACCCtacatttatatttgatttttgtagAGATATTTTTCGATCCCGtggtgtgtgtgagagagaatCTATTTGAGAGAGGGATGTAATGCATCAAGATGGGAAAAGGACCAGATTTTACAggagtttatttatttttgagaggGGTAGAGGGAGGGATTGGGAAGGAGAGAGAACTAtgagtttatttattttcatagtCAAATTTCCACGGTACTGTACGTCAATGGTGCCGTTATGCACCCATCGATGATGCCGGCCGGCTGAGATGTCAACGCTAGTTACGCTATTGCCGCCACCAATCAAACTGCCCCGACATAAACAAACACGCACACAAGCAAACTGACAAACACGCCGGGGCCTTCTTCATAGCGAACAGCAGTGACCAGACTAGCCTGGCCACGGTGAATAACAGTATCCCCATCCTCAGAACGATCCGAGCAGCCAGCAGCCAGGATGACCAGCCTGCAGGCACCAAACGACGGGACGAAGGCGGATGCGGCGCACTTCCTGTTCGTCCCGCTCATGGCTCAGGGCCACATCATCCCGGCCATCGACAccgcgctgctgctggccacGCAGGGCGCGCTCTGCACCATCGTCGCCACGCCCTCCACCGCGGAGCGCGTACGCCCCGCCATCGACTCCGCTCAGCGGTCCGGCCTGGCCGTCAGCCTCGCGGTCTTCCCGCTCGACTACGCCGCGGTCGGCCTGCCCGACGGGATGCCGGGCGAAGCGGACAACATGGACGACCTCCCCGTGCACCTCATCGGTACATACTTCCGCGCAACGGCGCTCCTCCGGGAGCCCATCGAGAGCCACCTCCGCGCGCCGGACGCCCCGCGGCTCCCGACGTGCGTCGTGTCCGACTTCTGCCACCCGTGgaccgcggagctcgcggccagCCTCGGTGTCCCGCGGCTCAGCTTCTTCAGCATGTGCGCATTCTGCCTCCTGTGCCAGCACAACGTCGAGAGGTTCAACGCCTACGACGGCGTCCTCGGCTACAACGAGCCGGTCGTCGTGCCGGGGTTGGAGAAACGGTTcgaggtgacgagggcgcagGCGCCGGGGTTCTTCCGGGTGCCCGGGTGGGAGAAGTTCGCCGACGACGTGGAGCGCGCGCAGGCCGAGGCCGACGGCATCGTAATGAACAGCTTCCTGGAGATGGAGCCGGAGTATGCCGCCGGCTACGCGGCCGCCAGGGGGATGAAGGTCTGGACCGTGGGGCCGGTCTCGCTCTACCACCAGCACGCCGCCACGCTGGCATTGAGGGGGAACACCACAACCATCGACGCCGAGGAGTGCATCCAGTGGCTCGACGGCAAGGAGCCCGGCTCCGTGGTGTACGTCAGCTTCGGGAGCATCGTGCACGCGGACCCGAAGCAGGTCTCGGAGCTCGGCCTCGGGCTGGAAGCATCTGGCTACCCGTTCATCTGGGTGGTCAAGGGCGCCGACCGGCACAACGAGGCAACGCTCGCCTTCCTTCGGGAGCTCGAGGCGCGTGTCGCGGGGCGCGGACTGCTCATCTGGGGCTGGGCGCCGCAGGCGCTGATCCTGTCGCAccgcgcggcgggcggcttcGTGACGCACTGCGGGTGGAACTCCACGCTGGAGGCGGTCACGGCGGGGCTGCCGGTGGTGACATGGCCGCACTTCACGGACCAGTTTCTGAACGAGAAGATGGCGGTGGAGGTGCTGGGGATCGGCGTGAGCGTCGGGGTGAAAGAGCCCGTGGTGTACCaggtgaggaagaaggagatcgTGGTTACGAGGGCGACGGTTGAGAATGCGGTGAGGGCCGCCATggacggcggggaggagggcgaggagagAAGGAACCGGGCGCGCGCGCTCGCCGGGAAGGCGAGGGCAGCCATGTTGGAAGGCGGCTCATCGCATGGCAACCTGTGCGATCTGGTTAAGCGTTTCCAGATGGTGGGCGCGACACGTGGTGCGGCCGCGTGAGACATGTGCTTTGCCGAGCGTgacgagttttttttttcttcttctttggacGAGTTGATCTCGATGTCTTTTGCGTTCTGAATTGCAAAATAAATGCTTCTACTACTCTTTCTTCTACGTGAAACCATCCCATCTTCCGCCTTTGCCTTAATCCAGAGACTCAGCCATCTTCTCAGTCTTGAAAGATCCTTAAAAGATAGAGTCACGTCGCAATTCGCCAATCCCTctataataaataaaatagaaatCACATGGCAACATGGCAGGTTTTTAATACATTTCACTCGCGCGATCGCATCGCGTCAGTTTTTTGTGATCATCGAAATCCAGGTCAACTACGCTAACCAGCGACAGCACCACCAactcaataaaaaaaaaaatttgctgCCCTGCTAACTCGTTCCGGCTGTCGGGCTGTGCCAGCCGGGCAGCCTTGCCATGGCtgcatattttgtttgttgctTTGGATGGCAAGACCACAAGAGTCAGTAGCTTGTACTCCTTGCCTTTGAGAGCAAGTGTGAGCGGcttgcagatttttttttcatattgtACAATTTTCTAGAAAAATCCATACACGAGTGTGTTCAaccttttatttcctttttttgaaaaacttcaACCATTTTTTCACCataacagtttttttttgtggggaaCACCATGACAGTATTGTCTTTTTCTTGCAAAGACTTTCTTTGCGAAGACCATAACAGTATTGTTGAACTGCAATATAAACAGCACGAGAACGTGGAAGCATGAGCGTATACTGTAAAAATGGAAACGGGCTGAAAAAAGATACTGTAATTAGCACCTCCCATCAGGAGGGAAATTACAATAAAGAAGTGCGGCATCCGAGATTTCAGCTGGGCCATGCCCAAGCCCAACCCAACACGCTAATTGGTACAAGTGTCCCGGTAGTTAGAAGGCTTGACCTGCTGAAAGAGGTTGAAGTTGTAGTGGTCAAGGACTTTTTCCCACACCTGGCGGGCAAAAGGGCATCGAAGAAAAAGGTGTGTCCCGATCTCATGAGGATCAGTGCAAAGGGAACATGCAGGAGTGTGCGGCCAGCCCCTAACGGTGAGATTGTCGGCGGTGAGGATCTTGTTCTACACAAGAAGCCAGGCGAAGAATTTGCACTTGTTTTCGGCCTTGGCTTTCCAGACAGTGTTAGCGTGTTGGGCATGGATGGAGCCGAGGAATTGAGCCTTGTACGCCGAGCTGGAGGTATAGGAGCCATGCGAGATTCAACGCCAAGTGATGGAATCGAGGGAGTCGGGGTTTAGGACCACACCTTGAAGTATCAACCAAAGGGAGACAAACTCATTGAGTTGAACCGCATTGGAGATCTTGCCTCTTAAAGCGCGGACCCAAGCCCCCTCGGTAATATCATGGTGCACAGAACGGTTCTTCCTCCTAGTGATGGCAAAAATGGTAGGTGCGATGACATTGGAAGCAAAACCGTCCAGCCAGGAGTCATGCCAGAATTTTGCCTTACGACCATCGCCAATCTGCACCGTGGTGGAGGCAGAAAAAAGAGCATGGTCACATTTGTTCACCGGAGGGGGCATTCCCACTCATGGCTTGTTAGGACATGTCCACTCGTACCACAACCAACGCAGACGCAAGGCACGActaaatttctccaagtcaggGATGCCTAGGCCGCTAAGGTTCCTAGGCATGCAAACTTTGGACCAATTAACCAAGCAGTGACCACCATTCGCCTCCTCTTTGCCCTTCCAAAGGAAAGATCTGCCGATTTTGTTCATCTTCTTGATGGCCCATTTTGCAATGGGGAAGACCGACATGTGGAAGATCGGGATGGCCGACAGGACCGCCTTGGTCAAGGTAACCCTGCCAGCAGAGGACAGCATGGTCCCTTTCCACCTCAGTAGACGCGTCGCAAGTTTGTCAATAAGGGGTTGCACATGGATTCGCTTCAACTTGCAGACGTGGAGCTGCAGGCCAAGGTAGCGGCATGGGAAGCCCATGCGGCTGCCTGGAAAATGGAGGAGCAGTTGGTCGAGGTCGAGGTGATCACAACAGATGGGGTGCACAGACGATTTGGCGAAGTTCGTAATAAGACCTGAAATCTGACCAAAGAATTTAAGGATGCGCTGAGTGGCGTGCAGGTCTTGAACGGTGGGTTGATGAAGATCGCCGTGTCATCCGCGTAAAGAGAAACACGAAGCTTTGCCGAATGAGAAGGCAGCGGGGATAGAACCTGTTGCAACGAGGCCAAGTGGAAAAGCCTGTGTAAGGGGTCAGTTGCAAGGATGAAGAGCATAGGGGATAGCGGGTCTCCCTACCGAACTCCACGGCGGTGCGAAATTTTTTCACCCGGCAAGCCATTGTGGAGGGGGTGAGAGGTACCAGTGGCAAAGAGCAAGGAGATCCAATCACGCCATCGACGTCCAAACCCAAGAGCCATCAGGGCCACCAAAAGGTAGCTCCAGTTGACAGTGTCAAAAGCTTTAGCAATATCGAGCTTGAGGAAAAGAGCCGgagattttgatttttggaAGGACTGCACCACGTTTTGGACATAAAGGAAATTATCTTGGATGCATCGACGCTTGATAAAGGCATTCTGGGTAGCAGAAACAAGGTCGTCGAGTCTCGAGCCGAGCCGGTTTGCAAGAAGCTTTGAAAAGATCTTTGCGACACCATGGATAAGGCTAATCAGCCTGTAGTGAGAGATTGAAGTGGCGTCGCAAGACTTAGGGAGCAAGGCAATGTTGGCCGTATTTAAGAGAGCGAAACCATCAGATTGAAGAGAGTGCAAACGAGAGAAGGCCACTGTCATATCTTCCTTGATCACGTTCCAACAAGTGCGAAAGAATAGGCCAGTAAAACCATCCGGGCCCGGGGCTTTGTCCATAGGCATAGAGAAAATTGTGTCTCTAATCTCCTCCATCGTGAAAGGGAGATCTAGGTCTGAGAGATCAGAAGGTTGATATCCAAGAGCCCGCCAGTTGAGGGCCGACCCCCTCGGGGAAGTCGTACCTAAAGAAGCACAGAAGTGGTCGTGAACAATCTTTTCTTTGTCTTCATGCACGAATGCCGTCCCATGCTCGGTTGCAAGAGATTGAATGAAATTTTTCCGTTGCCTCGTAGCTCCCTGAAGATGGAAGAAACTCGTGTTAGCATCTCCATGTCAAAGCCACTGCAAGCGAGATCTCTGACGAGCCTTTGCCCTCTCAATCACCGCGAGGCCAAGGCACCAGGATTTAAGCAATTTTCGGAGTGCAAATTCCTCATCAGAGAGGTCTCGCAACTCACTTGCGCAGTCAAGGCGAAGGATGACTTCACGGGCAATGGCCCGCTATAGCTTAGTGTTGCCAATTTTCAAGTGATTCCATGCTTTGAGAGCTTGTGCTGTACGGGACAACTTGATGTGAAGGCGACCCAAACAGCCAAACAAAACACTCTATCGATGCGAGTGAGGGTTGGATTTCTTTGCTCATTGGACCATGTGAACCGACGACCGTTAAGATTTATCTCCTTGAGATGGGAAGCATTGAGGGCATTCCGAAATAAGGTCATGAGCATGCGGTTGATGTTATCATTGTTCCTGTCATCAGGTTTGTATATGAGATTAAAATCTCCTAGGATCAGCCACTTGGGAGGCATGGAGTTGGCAATGAGGCGAATCTCCTGAAGGAAAGCTTTTTTTTCGGCATCCCCTTGAGGGCCGTAGACCCCTGTGATTGACCAGGACGTGGCGTCGTCACGAGACGTGATGGTGGCAGAAATGGTGTT
This is a stretch of genomic DNA from Brachypodium distachyon strain Bd21 chromosome 1, Brachypodium_distachyon_v3.0, whole genome shotgun sequence. It encodes these proteins:
- the LOC100821371 gene encoding UDP-glycosyltransferase 73C6 codes for the protein MTSLQAPNDGTKADAAHFLFVPLMAQGHIIPAIDTALLLATQGALCTIVATPSTAERVRPAIDSAQRSGLAVSLAVFPLDYAAVGLPDGMPGEADNMDDLPVHLIGTYFRATALLREPIESHLRAPDAPRLPTCVVSDFCHPWTAELAASLGVPRLSFFSMCAFCLLCQHNVERFNAYDGVLGYNEPVVVPGLEKRFEVTRAQAPGFFRVPGWEKFADDVERAQAEADGIVMNSFLEMEPEYAAGYAAARGMKVWTVGPVSLYHQHAATLALRGNTTTIDAEECIQWLDGKEPGSVVYVSFGSIVHADPKQVSELGLGLEASGYPFIWVVKGADRHNEATLAFLRELEARVAGRGLLIWGWAPQALILSHRAAGGFVTHCGWNSTLEAVTAGLPVVTWPHFTDQFLNEKMAVEVLGIGVSVGVKEPVVYQVRKKEIVVTRATVENAVRAAMDGGEEGEERRNRARALAGKARAAMLEGGSSHGNLCDLVKRFQMVGATRGAAA